The proteins below come from a single Gemmatimonadaceae bacterium genomic window:
- the soxC gene encoding sulfite dehydrogenase, translated as MPNSPSGDPAADPLLSRRALVGGAAAVAGAVIFATLPGGAAGQSAPPAPSVPSIPEAPPDPTKVLGAPTSATSGRSPFVVTGRSPTGAVSGSSFTPLHQFTGNITPTDLQFERHHAGVPTIDPTSYQLLVHGLVGREMVFTLDDLMTLPSVTRVHFLECSGNGRVGYKGIKPDLSPQNIDGLLCNAEWTGVPVSTVLAEAGGVRKEAQWALAEGGDAALLSRSIPLSKLQDDALLVYAQNGEPLRPPAGYPVRLLLPGWEGNTNVKWLRRLELNREPNMSKDETSKYTDPLPGGKARIFSFDLDAKSTITYPTWPNRLVGQGWVQVSGLAWSGRGRITAVDVSTDGGASWIEAQLQGTSSPRAAIRFTHMWKWDGAPATLMSRAVDETGYVQPTFAEFRAARGPGTDYHYNHIRSWKVAADGGITYGGEA; from the coding sequence ATGCCGAATTCGCCATCGGGCGATCCAGCCGCCGACCCGCTACTCAGTCGCCGCGCCCTCGTGGGTGGGGCAGCGGCTGTGGCCGGTGCCGTCATCTTCGCCACGCTTCCCGGAGGTGCTGCGGGGCAGTCGGCGCCGCCCGCGCCTTCCGTGCCCTCGATTCCCGAGGCGCCCCCGGACCCGACGAAAGTCCTCGGCGCGCCCACCTCGGCCACCAGTGGACGCTCACCGTTCGTGGTCACCGGGCGGTCGCCGACAGGCGCCGTGTCGGGCAGCTCGTTCACTCCCCTGCATCAGTTCACCGGCAACATCACGCCCACCGACCTCCAGTTCGAGCGACACCACGCCGGCGTACCCACGATCGACCCGACCAGCTACCAGCTCCTCGTTCACGGACTGGTGGGCCGCGAGATGGTCTTCACGCTGGACGACCTGATGACGCTGCCGTCGGTGACCCGCGTGCACTTCCTCGAGTGTTCGGGCAACGGGCGCGTCGGCTACAAGGGCATCAAGCCGGATCTGTCCCCGCAGAACATCGACGGCCTGTTGTGCAACGCCGAGTGGACGGGTGTCCCGGTCTCGACCGTGCTGGCTGAGGCGGGCGGCGTCAGAAAGGAGGCGCAGTGGGCCCTGGCCGAGGGCGGCGATGCGGCCCTCCTCTCGCGCAGCATTCCCCTGTCCAAGCTGCAGGACGACGCGCTTCTGGTGTACGCTCAGAATGGCGAGCCCTTGCGGCCGCCGGCCGGCTATCCGGTGCGCCTGCTGCTTCCTGGTTGGGAGGGGAACACGAACGTCAAATGGCTGCGGCGGCTCGAGCTCAATCGCGAACCCAACATGTCGAAGGACGAAACCTCGAAGTACACGGACCCCTTGCCCGGTGGCAAGGCACGCATCTTTTCGTTTGACCTCGATGCGAAGTCGACGATCACGTACCCCACCTGGCCCAACCGACTCGTCGGGCAGGGGTGGGTGCAGGTGTCTGGGCTGGCGTGGTCCGGTCGTGGGCGCATCACCGCGGTCGACGTCTCCACCGACGGCGGTGCCTCGTGGATCGAGGCGCAACTGCAGGGCACGTCCTCACCCAGGGCCGCGATCCGGTTCACGCACATGTGGAAGTGGGACGGCGCACCCGCCACGCTCATGAGCCGGGCGGTCGACGAGACCGGCTACGTGCAGCCGACGTTCGCCGAGTTCAGGGCCGCGCGCGGACCCGGCACCGACTACCACTACAATCACATCCGCTCCTGGAAGGTCGCCGCCGATGGGGGCATCACCTACGGAGGCGAGGCGTGA
- a CDS encoding aldo/keto reductase codes for MISRRDWLAVSAGAGAALSLTPALLRAIEQGQLIRRAIPSTGELLPVIGLGSSATFSQVARSEEVSALEAVFTAMTDRGASVFDTAPGYGASEQVAGGIVNRLGIADKVFWATKVNVAGRGGASADPAAALAQIDRSFQILGRPKIDLIQVHNLADVPTQLAVLRDVKAQGRIRYLGVTTTSDSQYGELEAIMRDEPLDFIGIDYAVDNRGVAERILPLAQERRIGVLAYAPFGRTSLFRRVAGHEVPAWAREFDATTWAQVFLKYIIAHPAITVVTPATSRAKNMIDNIGGGVGRLPTEAQRRQLESFIDGLPAASRR; via the coding sequence ATGATCTCCCGTCGCGATTGGCTGGCAGTGAGCGCTGGCGCCGGAGCCGCGCTTTCCCTTACACCGGCTCTGCTGCGCGCGATCGAACAGGGGCAGCTCATCCGTCGCGCCATCCCCTCGACCGGCGAGCTGCTGCCGGTGATTGGCCTGGGCAGCTCGGCGACCTTCTCGCAGGTGGCGCGGAGCGAGGAGGTCAGTGCACTGGAAGCGGTCTTCACGGCGATGACCGACCGCGGCGCGTCGGTCTTTGACACCGCGCCAGGGTATGGCGCATCGGAACAAGTGGCTGGCGGTATCGTCAACCGGCTCGGCATTGCCGACAAGGTGTTCTGGGCCACCAAGGTCAACGTTGCGGGCCGTGGCGGTGCGTCCGCCGATCCGGCGGCGGCGCTCGCGCAGATCGACCGGTCGTTCCAGATCCTCGGCCGGCCAAAGATCGACCTCATCCAGGTCCACAACCTGGCCGACGTGCCAACCCAGCTCGCTGTCCTCAGGGACGTGAAGGCGCAGGGCCGCATCAGGTACCTCGGCGTGACGACCACGAGCGACAGCCAGTACGGCGAACTCGAGGCCATCATGCGCGACGAGCCGCTGGACTTCATCGGAATCGACTACGCCGTCGACAACCGGGGCGTCGCCGAACGCATCCTGCCACTGGCACAGGAACGACGCATCGGAGTGCTCGCGTACGCGCCGTTCGGGCGCACGAGCCTCTTTCGCCGCGTGGCCGGCCACGAGGTCCCGGCATGGGCGCGGGAGTTCGACGCGACCACGTGGGCGCAGGTGTTTCTCAAGTACATCATCGCGCACCCCGCCATCACGGTGGTCACTCCGGCGACGAGCCGGGCGAAAAACATGATCGACAACATCGGCGGCGGGGTCGGCCGGCTCCCGACCGAGGCACAGCGCCGTCAGCTCGAGTCGTTCATCGACGGCCTGCCCGCTGCTTCCCGTCGTTAG
- a CDS encoding cytochrome c has protein sequence MPARFDVGRPATPEEVSAWNIDVNAAGEGLPTGRGDAAAGAVVYATRCSSCHGARGEGGVPPNPRLVGRESRDFSFATAPAAVKTVGNYWPYATTLFDYIRRAMPQTAPGTLTADETYAVIAWILAENDVIPREQVMDATSLPAVRMPSRDRFVPDDRRGGAGFR, from the coding sequence ATGCCGGCGCGCTTTGACGTCGGTCGCCCGGCTACGCCGGAGGAGGTCTCGGCGTGGAACATCGATGTGAATGCCGCGGGAGAGGGCCTGCCAACCGGCCGCGGTGACGCGGCGGCGGGTGCGGTCGTGTACGCCACCAGGTGCAGCTCGTGCCATGGCGCGCGTGGCGAGGGTGGCGTGCCACCGAACCCGAGGCTCGTGGGCCGCGAGTCCCGTGACTTTTCGTTTGCCACGGCGCCAGCCGCGGTGAAGACCGTCGGCAACTATTGGCCGTACGCGACGACGCTCTTCGACTACATCCGCCGCGCCATGCCGCAGACCGCGCCCGGCACGCTCACGGCTGACGAAACCTATGCCGTGATCGCGTGGATCCTGGCCGAGAACGACGTGATCCCGCGCGAGCAGGTGATGGACGCCACGTCGCTCCCGGCCGTGCGGATGCCGTCGCGGGATCGCTTCGTTCCGGACGATCGGCGGGGCGGGGCGGGGTTCCGATAG
- a CDS encoding Ig-like domain-containing protein — protein sequence MRNQIRLYALVLAAALIPSACSLSDRPGRATLPTELSADLSGAEASAGGNDIVLVTVTPDSSSIAIGGTVALMAKAYNANGGQNPWVRFTWSSSAPAIAAVSASGLVTGVSAGSATISATTMGNFTVGTATVHVAGPPPPPPGGSETLIAAGDIGVCSTTYDEATATVIDGIPGTVAALGDLAYPAGSTTDFQNCYDPSWGRHRARTRPAIGNHEYQSANGAPYFTYFGAAAGSPTQGYYSYDLGDWHIVVLNSNCSRVSCAAGASQETWLRADLSATTKACILAYWHHPRFTSEWRGGNLNVAPLWDALYQFGADVVLNGHTHFYERFGLQNPSAVADPNGIRQFIVGTGGKSPLAAFSTIKPNSQVRQNHTHGVLKLTLGSSSYTWDFVPVAGKTWTDSGTQACH from the coding sequence GTGCGAAACCAGATCCGTCTCTACGCACTCGTCCTTGCCGCCGCACTGATCCCGTCGGCGTGCTCCCTGAGTGACCGTCCCGGTCGAGCAACACTGCCGACCGAGCTCAGCGCCGATCTCTCGGGCGCGGAGGCAAGCGCCGGTGGCAACGACATCGTACTCGTCACGGTGACCCCCGATTCCAGTTCGATCGCCATCGGTGGCACAGTCGCGCTCATGGCGAAAGCCTACAACGCGAATGGCGGCCAGAACCCCTGGGTGCGCTTTACGTGGAGTTCGTCGGCGCCGGCCATCGCGGCGGTGTCCGCGTCGGGTCTGGTGACCGGCGTGAGCGCCGGAAGCGCGACGATCAGCGCGACCACGATGGGAAACTTCACCGTCGGCACCGCCACCGTGCATGTCGCGGGACCGCCGCCTCCGCCTCCGGGAGGCTCGGAGACCCTGATCGCCGCGGGCGACATCGGGGTCTGCAGCACAACGTATGACGAAGCAACGGCGACGGTCATCGATGGGATTCCCGGCACCGTTGCCGCGCTTGGCGACCTCGCCTATCCAGCCGGGTCGACCACGGATTTCCAGAACTGCTATGACCCGTCGTGGGGACGGCACAGGGCGCGTACCCGCCCGGCCATCGGCAACCACGAGTATCAATCGGCGAACGGCGCGCCGTACTTCACGTACTTCGGTGCCGCGGCGGGCTCGCCGACCCAGGGCTACTACAGCTACGACCTCGGCGACTGGCACATCGTCGTGCTCAACAGCAACTGCTCGCGCGTCTCCTGCGCCGCGGGCGCTTCGCAGGAAACGTGGCTTCGCGCCGACCTGTCGGCCACGACGAAGGCCTGCATCCTCGCGTATTGGCACCACCCCCGCTTCACCTCCGAATGGCGCGGGGGCAATCTGAACGTCGCACCGCTGTGGGACGCACTCTACCAGTTCGGTGCCGACGTCGTCCTCAACGGACACACGCATTTCTACGAGCGCTTTGGGCTGCAGAACCCGTCGGCGGTGGCCGATCCCAACGGAATCCGGCAGTTCATCGTCGGTACGGGCGGCAAGTCGCCGCTCGCGGCGTTCAGCACGATCAAGCCAAACAGCCAGGTGCGGCAGAATCACACGCACGGAGTTCTCAAGCTCACGTTGGGGAGCTCGAGCTACACGTGGGACTTTGTCCCCGTTGCCGGCAAGACCTGGACCGACAGCGGGACACAAGCCTGCCATTGA
- a CDS encoding transporter substrate-binding domain-containing protein: protein MQSACTVEAARIELAPNGILRVALNHANFLLVTAPAPDAAGVAADLGRALAQSLNAEPRFVGFENAGLAADAAAHDAWDVAFIGADPARASEIVSSDPYVEIEATYLVPPGSRLRTIADVDAPGIRIASARRSAYDLHLERGLRAAQLVRADSIPASFDLFRREGLDALAGLRAGLLQDQERLPGSTVLDGQFMRVRQAIGTRRSCPAGAQHVASFVRSAIGAGMVGRLIADHGIRGVMVAAERSLP, encoded by the coding sequence ATGCAATCAGCCTGTACGGTCGAGGCGGCGCGCATCGAACTGGCACCCAACGGCATTCTGCGTGTAGCGCTCAACCACGCGAACTTTCTGCTCGTCACCGCGCCAGCACCGGACGCCGCCGGCGTCGCCGCCGACCTCGGGCGCGCGCTGGCACAGTCGCTGAACGCCGAACCACGGTTCGTCGGGTTCGAGAATGCCGGACTCGCCGCCGATGCGGCGGCGCACGATGCGTGGGACGTCGCGTTCATCGGCGCCGATCCGGCGCGCGCATCGGAGATCGTGTCCTCCGATCCGTATGTCGAGATCGAGGCCACCTACCTGGTGCCGCCCGGGTCACGCCTCCGGACGATCGCCGACGTGGATGCGCCGGGCATCCGCATCGCATCGGCGAGACGCAGTGCGTACGACCTGCACCTCGAGCGCGGGCTGCGTGCCGCGCAGCTCGTTCGCGCGGACAGCATTCCCGCTTCCTTCGACCTTTTCCGCCGAGAGGGCCTGGATGCGCTCGCCGGACTGCGGGCGGGGCTCCTGCAGGATCAGGAGCGACTGCCGGGCTCCACCGTTCTCGACGGACAGTTCATGCGCGTCCGACAAGCAATCGGCACTCGGCGGTCATGCCCGGCTGGTGCTCAGCACGTGGCGTCCTTCGTGCGCTCGGCCATCGGTGCCGGGATGGTGGGAAGGCTCATCGCTGACCACGGCATCCGCGGCGTCATGGTTGCGGCCGAGCGCTCGTTGCCATAG
- a CDS encoding MFS transporter, which yields MPPTATTNETGLAARLRNALGAQPGEGFVLLWSTAYYFLVLCAYYVIRPIRDDIGASSGAENLAWLFTGTMGGMLLVHPLYTALVSRLTRRRFISWTYRFFILNLVGFYVAFRLGDPANAVWTGRVFFIWTSVFNLFVVSVFWSLVADVFEPAQGKRLFGIVAVGGTVGAMLGATITTALVGVLGPLNLMLVSALVLELAVRASHGLDRGEAAMRRATDASATQTTSSSDAERVIGGGVTDGIRHVLSSPYLLGVAVLILFYTISSTFLYFQQADIVARVFKDDPTGRTRVFGALDIAVNALTLIAQLFLTGRVMKWLGVGFALAFLPVVTLVGFGVLGAAPVLWVLIAFQVARRAGNFAIQRPAREALFTVVPRSDKYKAKNFSDTFVYRLGDQVGAWAYAGMAVFGLGLSGLAFTMVPLSAAWLALTVWLGGRYRTLERARQDASAGAQRGAA from the coding sequence ATGCCACCGACCGCCACCACGAACGAAACCGGGCTCGCCGCGCGACTCAGGAACGCGCTGGGCGCACAACCGGGCGAGGGCTTCGTCCTCCTCTGGTCGACGGCCTACTACTTTCTCGTCCTCTGTGCGTATTACGTCATCCGCCCCATCAGGGACGACATCGGCGCGTCGAGCGGTGCGGAGAACCTGGCGTGGCTGTTCACCGGGACGATGGGCGGCATGCTGCTCGTGCATCCGCTCTACACGGCCCTCGTCTCCCGGCTCACGCGCCGCCGCTTCATTTCATGGACCTACCGGTTCTTCATCCTGAACCTGGTGGGGTTCTACGTGGCCTTCCGCCTCGGCGATCCGGCAAACGCCGTCTGGACCGGGCGCGTGTTCTTCATCTGGACCAGCGTGTTCAACCTGTTCGTGGTGTCGGTGTTCTGGTCGCTCGTCGCGGACGTCTTTGAACCGGCCCAGGGCAAGCGACTGTTCGGCATCGTCGCGGTCGGCGGCACCGTTGGTGCCATGCTCGGCGCCACGATCACCACGGCGCTCGTCGGCGTCCTCGGCCCGCTCAACCTGATGCTCGTGTCTGCCCTGGTGCTCGAGCTGGCCGTGCGCGCCTCACATGGGCTCGACCGTGGCGAAGCGGCGATGCGCCGCGCCACCGACGCATCGGCGACACAGACAACATCGAGCAGCGACGCCGAGCGCGTGATCGGTGGCGGCGTGACGGACGGCATTCGCCACGTGCTGTCGTCGCCCTACCTGCTCGGCGTGGCCGTCTTGATCCTGTTCTACACCATCTCGTCGACGTTCCTGTATTTCCAGCAGGCCGACATCGTTGCCCGCGTCTTCAAGGACGACCCGACGGGCCGGACGCGCGTGTTCGGCGCGCTCGACATCGCCGTCAACGCGCTCACGCTGATCGCCCAGCTCTTCCTGACGGGTCGCGTGATGAAGTGGCTGGGCGTCGGATTTGCGCTCGCCTTCCTCCCCGTCGTGACGCTGGTGGGTTTTGGTGTGCTTGGCGCCGCACCGGTCCTGTGGGTACTCATTGCGTTTCAGGTGGCGCGTCGCGCCGGCAACTTTGCCATCCAGCGACCCGCGCGCGAAGCGCTCTTCACCGTGGTGCCGCGCAGCGACAAGTACAAGGCGAAGAACTTCTCCGACACGTTTGTCTACCGGCTGGGTGATCAGGTGGGCGCGTGGGCCTACGCCGGCATGGCCGTGTTTGGGCTCGGCCTCTCTGGTCTGGCGTTCACCATGGTCCCGCTCTCGGCCGCCTGGCTCGCCCTCACCGTCTGGCTCGGGGGCCGGTACCGTACGCTCGAGCGCGCTCGACAGGACGCCAGCGCCGGAGCCCAGCGCGGCGCGGCGTGA
- a CDS encoding DUF839 domain-containing protein: MTSRRAFLRHSAHLAGSVPFVAPSLAGLVACSRGVRPSSGVAVRTAGLGDGGYGPLQVAGPELALPQGFSYTVISRAGQPMSDGRQTPNAFDGMATFALPNGNVRLIRNHENRDSSPNAKLKGDVATAWDPKGGGGTTSLEVRIDADGQCTLVRDFVSLSGTIVNCAGGPTPWGTWLSCEESTEGTRDGWQKKHGYIFEVSASAEAEVVAEPLIAMGRFIHEAVAVDPRTGIVYETEDRLIAGFYRFIPTTRGMLRDGGRLQMLAVRGRPNYDTADGQRVGEALPVVWVNIDNPDPDYTWDDTGAVFAQGFDQGAARFSRLEGCWYGGARDHSVYFHATNGGDARCGQVWQYRPTASDGGELTLVFESPGRDVLDYPDNITVSPRGGIVICEDGSGEQHIRGLTRDGAIFDFARNVLNTSEFAGACFSPDGRVLFLNIMGATVDAGTAKGVTLAIRGPWHLGAL; encoded by the coding sequence ATGACGTCCCGTCGCGCTTTCCTCAGACACTCGGCGCACCTTGCCGGCAGCGTTCCGTTTGTTGCTCCTTCGCTCGCCGGCCTCGTTGCGTGCTCTCGTGGCGTGCGTCCGTCTTCAGGTGTGGCGGTGAGGACCGCCGGACTGGGCGATGGAGGCTACGGCCCGCTCCAGGTGGCCGGACCGGAGCTGGCGCTTCCCCAGGGATTCAGCTACACCGTGATCAGCCGTGCGGGGCAGCCCATGTCCGACGGACGGCAGACGCCGAATGCGTTCGACGGGATGGCGACCTTTGCTCTCCCAAACGGCAACGTGCGGCTCATTCGCAACCACGAGAACCGCGACTCGTCGCCGAACGCGAAGCTCAAGGGCGACGTGGCCACGGCGTGGGACCCGAAGGGCGGCGGGGGCACCACATCGCTCGAAGTGCGCATCGATGCTGATGGGCAATGCACGCTGGTCCGTGACTTCGTGAGCCTGAGCGGCACGATCGTCAACTGCGCGGGCGGCCCCACCCCGTGGGGCACCTGGCTCTCCTGCGAGGAGAGCACCGAAGGCACGCGCGATGGGTGGCAGAAGAAGCACGGCTACATCTTCGAGGTGAGCGCCAGCGCCGAAGCCGAAGTGGTCGCCGAGCCGTTGATCGCGATGGGGCGTTTCATCCACGAAGCCGTCGCCGTCGATCCGCGCACCGGCATCGTCTATGAGACTGAAGATCGTCTGATCGCCGGCTTCTACCGCTTCATTCCGACGACGCGCGGTATGCTGCGTGACGGCGGACGCCTCCAGATGCTCGCGGTGCGTGGTCGACCCAACTACGACACCGCCGACGGCCAGCGTGTGGGCGAGGCGCTCCCGGTGGTGTGGGTGAACATCGACAACCCCGACCCCGACTATACCTGGGACGACACGGGCGCCGTGTTTGCGCAGGGGTTCGACCAGGGCGCCGCCCGCTTTTCGCGCCTCGAGGGGTGCTGGTACGGCGGGGCGCGCGACCACAGCGTGTACTTCCATGCGACCAATGGTGGAGATGCCCGGTGCGGCCAGGTGTGGCAGTATCGACCTACGGCGAGCGACGGTGGTGAACTGACGCTCGTGTTCGAGTCGCCGGGACGCGACGTGCTGGACTATCCCGACAACATCACGGTGAGTCCGCGCGGTGGTATCGTGATCTGCGAGGACGGTTCCGGCGAACAGCACATCCGGGGCCTCACGCGCGATGGTGCGATCTTCGATTTTGCCAGGAACGTGCTCAACACCAGCGAGTTTGCGGGCGCGTGCTTCAGCCCCGACGGTCGCGTGCTGTTTCTGAACATCATGGGAGCCACCGTCGATGCCGGCACCGCGAAGGGCGTGACGCTGGCGATCCGCGGCCCCTGGCACCTGGGCGCGCTCTAG